In a single window of the Chondrocystis sp. NIES-4102 genome:
- a CDS encoding GAF sensor signal transduction histidine kinase, whose translation MLPRFDSARSNSNTTMSSASEIRWQQLGAELVFTQDSTGKYLSFWWAKAQTYGLEEDLSVLKANHLFIPVDFQSYLRKIQRVMKRRLPEQCYCLFNCAGKSYSFELVISPILPPDGESETVLVMGHTLPTAQMFSFSENDAPAAIYSYQKLLNQVVYQIRRSLDLKTIYQQTVNNIGITFAASRCLILRMRNNIAKLSVEAEYRQSAYDSIAQHQVNWNQEVYLNQALESSYPLALDFIAPDILDRKSILVVATNSNNQDQVLICLQQCDRYRHWTTAEMEMLREISEQVEAAISLAKLYGEVEQASIQAEEANRLKSDFLANTSHELRTPLNGIIGFLKLLLEGMADNPEEQREFIEEAYKSSIHLLNLINDILDIAKIEAGKMELELTEIELEELLQDVDNLIRTQAEQKKLNFQIKYPATLTPVTLHGNYQRLLQVILNLVGNAIKFTQEGGIVISAEINNKKVEFQDRDFPGMVKISVADTGIGVSLEKQNKLFENFYQVDGSRTKSYGGTGLGLAISQKLVEAMGGTISFYSMGDGLGSTVTFTVPLSHLPVIKTVQSDLG comes from the coding sequence ATGCTCCCTAGATTCGATTCCGCAAGATCTAACAGTAACACTACTATGTCGTCAGCCAGTGAAATTAGATGGCAGCAATTAGGGGCAGAATTAGTTTTTACTCAGGATAGTACGGGCAAGTATCTTTCTTTTTGGTGGGCAAAGGCGCAAACTTACGGTTTAGAAGAGGATTTATCAGTTCTTAAAGCCAATCATCTTTTTATTCCAGTTGATTTTCAAAGTTATTTAAGAAAAATTCAACGGGTGATGAAACGTCGCTTACCTGAGCAGTGTTATTGTTTATTTAATTGTGCAGGTAAATCCTATTCTTTTGAATTAGTTATTAGCCCTATATTACCCCCTGATGGAGAATCTGAGACTGTTTTAGTCATGGGGCACACCTTACCAACGGCTCAAATGTTTTCCTTTAGCGAAAATGACGCGCCAGCAGCTATTTATAGTTATCAAAAATTATTAAACCAAGTTGTTTATCAAATTCGTCGTAGTTTAGATTTAAAAACTATTTATCAACAGACAGTTAATAATATCGGCATTACATTTGCTGCTAGTCGTTGTTTAATTTTGAGAATGCGCAATAATATTGCCAAATTATCTGTAGAAGCAGAATATCGTCAATCGGCGTATGATTCAATTGCACAACATCAAGTAAATTGGAATCAGGAAGTTTATTTAAACCAAGCTTTAGAATCTAGTTATCCTTTGGCTTTAGACTTTATAGCACCAGATATTTTAGATAGAAAGTCGATTTTAGTAGTTGCCACTAACAGTAATAATCAAGATCAGGTTTTAATCTGTCTGCAACAGTGCGATCGCTATCGTCATTGGACAACAGCCGAAATGGAGATGTTACGCGAAATTTCTGAACAGGTAGAAGCAGCTATTTCTTTGGCTAAACTTTATGGTGAAGTTGAACAGGCGAGTATCCAAGCTGAAGAAGCTAACCGTCTTAAAAGTGACTTTTTGGCTAATACTTCCCATGAATTACGTACTCCCCTCAACGGTATTATTGGCTTTTTGAAGTTACTTTTAGAAGGGATGGCAGATAATCCCGAAGAACAACGGGAATTTATTGAAGAGGCTTATAAATCTTCGATTCATTTACTTAATTTGATTAATGACATTCTCGACATTGCCAAAATTGAAGCTGGCAAAATGGAATTGGAATTAACCGAGATTGAATTGGAAGAATTATTGCAAGATGTTGATAATTTAATTCGCACTCAAGCAGAACAAAAAAAGCTTAATTTTCAAATTAAATATCCTGCTACCCTAACTCCTGTAACTCTACATGGCAATTATCAACGTCTATTACAAGTAATCCTAAATTTGGTGGGTAATGCAATTAAATTTACTCAAGAAGGGGGAATTGTAATAAGTGCTGAAATTAATAATAAAAAAGTGGAATTTCAAGATAGAGACTTTCCTGGAATGGTTAAAATTAGCGTCGCTGATACTGGTATTGGTGTGTCTTTAGAAAAGCAAAATAAGTTATTTGAAAATTTCTATCAAGTTGATGGTTCACGTACTAAATCCTATGGAGGTACAGGGCTTGGTTTAGCTATTTCTCAAAAACTTGTCGAAGCGATGGGAGGAACTATATCTTTCTATAGCATGGGGGATGGTTTGGGATCTACAGTTACTTTCACAGTACCTTTAAGCCATCTACCTGTAATTAAAACTGTTCAAAGCGATCTGGGTTAA
- a CDS encoding GTP-binding protein, protein MTDVPVSRIRNFSIIAHIDHGKSTLADRMLQATGTVAQRQMKEQFLDNMDLERERGITIKLQAARMNYTAKDGQQYVLNLIDTPGHVDFSYEVSRSLAACEGALLVVDASQGVEAQTLANVYLALENDLEIIPVLNKIDLPGADPEKVAQEIEDVVGLDCSDVIKASAKIGLGVDDILEAIVQKVPPPQDTISEPLRALIFDSYYDAYRGVVVYFRVMDGKVKKGDLVRLMASGKEYQIDELGILSPTQIEVEELHAGEVGYFAAAIKAVEDARVGDTITLVEEPAKEPLPGYTEAKPMVFCGLFPTDSDQYPDLRDALDKLKLNDAALSYEPETSSAMGFGFRCGFLGLLHMEIVQERLEREYDLELITTAPSVIYRVTTIDGQVMEIDNPSLLPDPQKREKIEEPYIKVEIITPENYVGTLMDLCQTRRGVFKDMKYFTQSRTCLVYELPLAEVVTDFFDQMKSRTKGYASMEYQLLGYRPDHLVKLDILVNKDPVDALSTIVHRDKAYYVGRALTEKLKELIPRHQFKVPIQAAIGAKVIASEHIPALRKDVLAKCYGGDISRKKKLLQKQAKGKKRMKAIGTVDVPQEAFMAVLKIGKEQ, encoded by the coding sequence ATGACTGACGTTCCCGTCTCTCGTATCCGCAACTTCTCTATTATTGCTCATATAGATCATGGTAAATCCACTTTAGCTGATCGTATGTTACAAGCTACTGGTACTGTGGCGCAAAGACAAATGAAAGAACAATTCCTCGACAATATGGATTTGGAGAGAGAGCGAGGAATTACCATCAAGCTACAGGCAGCGAGGATGAACTATACAGCTAAAGATGGGCAGCAATATGTTTTAAATTTGATTGATACCCCAGGTCATGTAGACTTTTCCTATGAGGTATCTCGTTCCTTGGCAGCCTGTGAAGGAGCGTTATTAGTAGTTGATGCTTCACAAGGGGTTGAGGCACAAACTTTGGCTAATGTTTATTTAGCATTAGAAAACGATTTAGAGATTATTCCTGTACTTAATAAGATCGATTTACCAGGGGCTGATCCTGAAAAAGTAGCTCAAGAGATAGAAGATGTAGTAGGTTTAGACTGTAGTGATGTAATCAAAGCTTCTGCCAAAATCGGGTTAGGAGTAGATGATATTTTAGAAGCGATCGTTCAAAAAGTTCCACCACCACAAGATACTATCAGCGAACCTTTACGCGCTCTAATTTTTGATAGTTATTATGATGCCTATCGCGGAGTAGTAGTTTATTTCCGTGTAATGGATGGCAAGGTGAAAAAAGGCGATTTGGTGCGTTTAATGGCATCAGGAAAAGAGTACCAAATTGATGAATTAGGAATTCTCTCGCCTACTCAAATCGAAGTAGAAGAACTCCATGCGGGGGAAGTGGGTTATTTTGCTGCTGCAATTAAGGCGGTAGAAGATGCCCGCGTTGGGGACACTATTACTTTAGTAGAAGAGCCAGCCAAAGAACCTTTACCTGGTTATACGGAAGCTAAACCGATGGTTTTCTGCGGTTTATTCCCTACAGATTCGGATCAATATCCCGATTTAAGAGATGCGCTAGATAAATTAAAGCTTAATGACGCTGCTCTTTCCTATGAGCCTGAAACATCCAGTGCGATGGGTTTCGGTTTTCGCTGTGGCTTTTTAGGTTTGCTACATATGGAAATTGTTCAGGAGAGATTGGAGAGGGAATATGATTTAGAATTAATTACTACTGCTCCATCGGTGATTTACCGTGTGACAACCATTGATGGGCAAGTAATGGAGATTGATAATCCTAGTCTGTTGCCAGATCCCCAAAAACGCGAAAAAATTGAAGAGCCTTATATCAAGGTTGAAATTATTACCCCCGAAAACTATGTAGGTACTTTAATGGATTTGTGCCAAACTCGGCGTGGAGTATTTAAAGATATGAAATACTTTACTCAAAGTCGCACTTGTTTAGTTTATGAATTACCTTTAGCTGAGGTGGTAACTGACTTTTTTGATCAAATGAAGTCCCGTACTAAAGGATACGCTAGTATGGAGTATCAGTTATTGGGGTATCGTCCTGATCACCTAGTCAAATTAGACATTTTAGTGAATAAAGATCCTGTGGATGCCTTATCTACTATTGTGCATCGCGACAAAGCCTATTATGTTGGTCGGGCTTTAACTGAAAAACTTAAAGAATTAATTCCGCGCCATCAGTTTAAAGTTCCTATTCAAGCAGCTATTGGTGCTAAAGTGATCGCCAGTGAACATATTCCCGCCTTACGCAAGGATGTATTGGCTAAGTGTTATGGTGGTGATATTTCTCGTAAGAAGAAACTATTACAAAAACAAGCAAAAGGGAAAAAACGCATGAAAGCGATCGGCACTGTTGATGTACCTCAAGAAGCTTTTATGGCAGTCTTAAAGATAGGCAAAGAGCAATAA
- a CDS encoding family 2 glycosyl transferase: MTQDPNIIISIIIPVLNEAAIIQRNVEQLKNNSNIEIIVVDGGSQDNTVELAQQTEVLVITASGKGRSAQMNAGANIAKGEILLFLHIDTQLPPNFVKLILQTLQKPDTIAGAFELNIRGEDVALRWVEKLVKLRSHIFSLPYGDQAIFLKKQTFWEMGGFANLPIMEDFELIQRLKRQGKIAIAPGNVTTSQRRWQTLGILQTTIINQLIIIGYFLGISPTKLNNFYRRQGKQKNRKSTIRD; the protein is encoded by the coding sequence ATGACTCAAGATCCTAATATTATTATTAGCATTATTATTCCAGTTCTCAACGAAGCAGCAATTATTCAAAGAAATGTAGAGCAACTAAAAAACAATTCCAATATAGAAATAATAGTTGTAGATGGAGGTAGTCAAGACAACACTGTAGAGTTAGCCCAGCAGACAGAAGTATTAGTAATCACTGCAAGTGGTAAAGGTAGATCTGCTCAAATGAACGCAGGTGCTAATATAGCCAAGGGAGAGATACTACTATTTCTGCATATAGATACCCAGCTACCCCCCAACTTTGTAAAATTAATCTTACAAACCCTGCAAAAGCCAGATACTATTGCAGGCGCATTTGAACTAAATATTAGAGGAGAAGATGTAGCATTACGCTGGGTTGAAAAACTAGTAAAACTCCGTTCACATATATTTTCCCTTCCCTATGGAGATCAAGCCATCTTTCTAAAAAAACAGACCTTTTGGGAAATGGGGGGTTTTGCGAACTTACCAATTATGGAAGACTTTGAACTAATTCAACGACTCAAACGCCAAGGAAAAATCGCGATCGCGCCAGGTAACGTAACTACATCACAAAGACGTTGGCAAACACTAGGAATTTTGCAAACTACTATAATTAATCAATTAATAATTATTGGTTACTTTCTAGGGATTTCTCCCACAAAACTTAATAATTTCTATCGTCGTCAAGGTAAACAAAAAAATAGAAAATCAACAATTAGGGATTAG
- a CDS encoding septum site-determining protein MinC — protein sequence MNLEPTISLDITDNVPDSSPLVNRYSQIYLRNDGDQLLLVLPNESQSNSDLPWSEIWQELKHLLQAKEQSWQIGTKVCLVAQDRLLDARQLQTIAETLDEVKLSLSKISTNRRQTAVAAATSGYSVEQESLAEPIGNEPTTDNDLLAPMLAEPLYLQSTVRSGVEIRHPGTIVICGDLNPGGKVIAAGDILVWGRLRGIAHAGAQGNYQCRIAALQMEFTQLRIADAVARPPRIRPRRLSPELAFITTDGIYLAKTADFTKNYIFLPSKKVWVEKNQAK from the coding sequence ATGAATTTAGAGCCTACTATCTCTCTTGATATAACTGACAATGTGCCAGATTCTTCACCTTTAGTTAATCGCTATTCACAAATCTATCTCAGAAATGATGGTGATCAACTATTACTAGTTCTGCCCAACGAATCCCAAAGCAATTCGGATCTACCTTGGTCAGAAATTTGGCAAGAGTTAAAACATCTGTTACAAGCAAAAGAACAGTCTTGGCAGATAGGCACAAAGGTTTGTTTGGTTGCTCAAGATCGCTTACTTGATGCCAGGCAATTACAAACAATTGCTGAAACTTTAGATGAAGTAAAGTTATCTTTATCAAAAATTAGCACCAATCGTCGGCAAACGGCTGTAGCTGCTGCTACCAGTGGCTATTCTGTTGAGCAGGAAAGTCTAGCTGAGCCTATCGGCAACGAACCAACCACTGATAATGATCTGCTTGCCCCTATGCTTGCAGAACCACTTTATTTACAAAGTACGGTACGTTCTGGAGTGGAAATACGCCATCCAGGTACAATTGTTATCTGTGGAGATTTAAATCCAGGTGGAAAAGTAATCGCTGCTGGAGATATTTTAGTTTGGGGACGTTTACGGGGTATTGCTCATGCAGGAGCGCAAGGAAACTATCAATGTCGAATTGCAGCCCTACAAATGGAATTTACCCAACTACGTATTGCCGATGCTGTGGCAAGACCGCCCAGAATAAGACCAAGACGTTTATCACCAGAGTTAGCTTTTATAACTACAGACGGAATTTACTTGGCTAAAACCGCAGATTTTACTAAAAACTATATTTTTTTGCCGTCAAAAAAGGTATGGGTTGAAAAAAATCAAGCAAAATAA
- a CDS encoding type III effector Hrp-dependent outer: MNQSQPKIIVIDDDPTGSQTVHSCLLLMRWDVETLTKGLQDEIPIVFILSNTRAMNPTEAAATTKEICQNLKMAIANLNIEDFLIVSRSDSTLRGHYPLETDVIAEELGGFDAHFLTPAFFEGGRITIDSTHYLLIDGVKTPVAETEFAQDSVFNYHHSYLPDYVEEKTAGKIPTQAVTKFTLNDIRSGQIQERLLKLTGNQCVVVDGETQADFDLFAQAILQTTATGKRFLFRSAASLLTSLAQLGKQPIPPEEMAKYKPTDQPGIVLVGSHVRKTTDQLNQLLKEEEVVGIEVDVAGLREQPQTKAAILQQTLNSVNEVFAQGKTPVVYTSRQELNFANIQQRLQFGMLVSGLLMEIVQSLPRSMSFLISKGGITSNDVLSVGLNLTAARLLGQILPGCSVIRTDPNHPQFPNLPVVLFPGNVGESDSLINVWSSLRNF, translated from the coding sequence ATGAATCAATCGCAGCCGAAAATAATTGTTATAGATGATGATCCAACTGGTTCACAAACGGTACATAGTTGTTTACTATTGATGCGCTGGGATGTTGAGACATTAACTAAAGGCTTGCAAGATGAGATTCCCATTGTGTTTATTTTAAGTAATACTAGGGCAATGAATCCGACCGAGGCAGCAGCTACCACTAAAGAAATCTGCCAAAACCTCAAAATGGCGATCGCAAATCTTAACATCGAAGATTTTTTAATAGTAAGTCGCTCGGACTCCACCTTAAGAGGACACTATCCTTTAGAAACTGACGTAATAGCCGAAGAATTAGGCGGTTTTGATGCTCATTTCCTAACACCTGCTTTTTTTGAAGGGGGCAGAATTACCATCGATAGTACTCACTACCTACTAATAGATGGGGTTAAAACCCCAGTTGCTGAGACAGAATTTGCTCAAGATTCCGTATTTAATTACCATCACAGCTATTTACCTGACTACGTTGAGGAAAAAACCGCAGGTAAAATTCCCACACAAGCAGTAACTAAATTTACCCTTAACGATATTCGTAGTGGTCAAATTCAAGAACGCCTGTTAAAACTTACTGGTAATCAATGTGTTGTTGTCGATGGAGAAACTCAAGCCGATTTTGATTTATTTGCTCAGGCAATTTTACAAACCACCGCGACTGGCAAACGCTTTTTATTCCGTTCTGCTGCTAGTTTATTAACCTCTCTAGCGCAATTAGGAAAACAGCCAATCCCACCAGAGGAGATGGCAAAATATAAGCCCACAGACCAACCTGGGATAGTTCTAGTTGGTTCTCATGTAAGAAAAACCACTGATCAATTGAATCAGCTTCTCAAAGAAGAAGAAGTAGTAGGTATTGAGGTGGATGTAGCTGGTTTACGCGAGCAGCCCCAAACCAAAGCAGCAATTCTCCAACAAACCCTTAATTCAGTTAACGAAGTCTTTGCTCAAGGCAAGACACCAGTAGTTTACACCAGTCGTCAAGAGCTTAATTTTGCCAATATTCAACAACGTTTACAATTCGGAATGCTCGTATCTGGTTTATTGATGGAAATAGTCCAATCCTTACCAAGGTCAATGAGCTTTTTAATTAGTAAAGGAGGAATTACTTCCAATGATGTATTGAGTGTCGGGTTAAATTTGACGGCAGCAAGACTTTTAGGGCAAATTTTACCAGGGTGTTCTGTAATTCGTACCGATCCTAATCATCCCCAGTTTCCCAATTTACCAGTAGTTTTATTTCCTGGCAATGTTGGGGAATCAGATAGTTTAATTAATGTTTGGTCGAGCTTAAGGAACTTCTAA
- a CDS encoding serine O-acetyltransferase, whose protein sequence is MISSLIADFRIIFERDPAARNWLEVLVCYPGLQALFFHRIAHWLYKIGIPFLPRFISHLSRFLTGIEIHPGAQVGKGIFIDHGMGVVIGETAIVGDYSLIYQGVTLGGTGKESGKRHPTLGENVVVGGGAKVLGNIQIGNNVRIGAGSVVLQDVPSNCTVVGIPGRIVYRSGVKVNPLEHGNLPDSEAAVIRTLVDRIESLEEEVKQLRRVQNHNSLVTAAVLSESGEVKNLSQVTKSCLLRDKEIRQFLGEELLKENIAVQD, encoded by the coding sequence ATGATTTCTTCACTAATTGCCGACTTTCGCATCATCTTTGAACGCGACCCTGCTGCTCGCAATTGGCTAGAGGTTTTAGTCTGTTATCCAGGTCTACAAGCTCTATTTTTCCATCGTATTGCTCACTGGCTATATAAAATTGGTATTCCTTTTTTACCTCGATTCATTTCCCATTTATCTCGCTTTCTAACAGGGATAGAAATTCATCCTGGAGCACAAGTTGGCAAAGGAATATTTATTGATCATGGAATGGGAGTAGTAATTGGAGAAACAGCGATCGTTGGCGATTATTCCCTAATTTATCAAGGTGTTACCTTGGGAGGGACAGGAAAAGAATCAGGTAAACGTCATCCAACCCTAGGAGAAAATGTGGTTGTCGGTGGTGGTGCTAAAGTCTTAGGCAATATTCAGATTGGTAACAATGTACGTATTGGTGCAGGTTCGGTAGTGTTACAAGATGTGCCTTCCAATTGTACAGTAGTTGGTATTCCAGGAAGAATAGTTTATCGTTCGGGAGTGAAGGTAAACCCCTTAGAACATGGTAATTTACCAGACTCAGAAGCAGCCGTTATTCGCACATTAGTAGATCGCATCGAATCTTTAGAAGAAGAAGTAAAACAGTTACGACGTGTTCAAAATCATAATAGTCTCGTGACTGCTGCGGTTTTGTCAGAGTCTGGAGAAGTGAAAAATCTCTCTCAAGTAACTAAAAGCTGTTTATTACGGGATAAGGAAATTAGACAGTTTTTGGGCGAAGAGTTATTAAAAGAAAATATAGCCGTACAAGATTAG
- a CDS encoding heat shock protein DnaJ domain protein, which produces MRIPLDYYQILGVTIKADAGQLQQAYSDRLLQQPRREYNEQAIVARQELIEYAYQVLSNPQQKADYDAQFFVHMQAVETDLVPSLSETPASEVELTPQNSQPTNLTNPTIDIPASQFVGALLIFHEFGEYELALKLGIDFYNSEEFAQLQQQQEEYPKGATQENIILALALAYLELGREQWHQREYENAALSDQLGLDLLRQKNLFPQVQEELELDLYKLRPYRVLELISQNPLNSAQRDRGFQLLKEMLLQRQGIEGKGEDCSGLSFEQFLCFIQQLRTYLTSWEQQQLFDNDSQNDSAIANYLAVYALLGQGFTLKKPELILRAQRKLDVLADKQDVGWEQAVTALLLGHTEKAIRKLQSSSDSTKLEAVRQHTPENGDLLTGMYLYSEKWLKEDVLAQFIDLLDNPLTLREYFDDLKVQKYLELVPEKANSMTPTSLEVAEKAPPRPQVNQATVKEKLLSSWRSLFSNQKVPTKKAPVRQELVGAGVHPIKINDSGRQVNPPKTKTQSHPQVASNRIQNVPAVESLKLPRPPQPKTKVVASGIKRQARNKTQGVPKKPVAVVRRRKLDKATLIKGWLFILSLIFGVGSIGFIATKLFLSPNNKTASTPQLAIAVAQPTIEIPTVAKKPVEVKPQVTFTDTSKQVIQQWLTSKSAAFGKEHQITQLDSILAEPLLSTWRERALAYQKENLHREYQHQITMRSAKIDPQDSNKATVEAEVREVAQHYQSGKINQTESYDDNLLVRYQLIRKGEQWLIQNTEVIKSL; this is translated from the coding sequence GTGCGTATCCCCCTCGACTATTATCAAATTTTAGGTGTAACGATTAAAGCGGATGCTGGGCAATTACAGCAGGCATACAGCGATCGCTTATTACAACAGCCTCGCCGAGAATATAATGAGCAAGCAATTGTTGCTCGTCAGGAATTGATTGAGTACGCCTATCAAGTTCTCTCAAATCCACAACAGAAAGCTGATTACGATGCTCAGTTTTTTGTCCATATGCAGGCTGTGGAAACGGATCTAGTACCAAGTCTTTCTGAAACCCCAGCATCCGAGGTTGAATTAACTCCTCAAAATTCTCAACCTACTAATTTGACTAACCCGACAATTGATATCCCTGCTTCACAGTTTGTCGGTGCATTATTGATTTTTCATGAATTTGGAGAATATGAATTAGCCCTAAAATTAGGAATTGATTTTTACAACAGTGAGGAATTTGCTCAACTCCAGCAACAACAGGAAGAATATCCCAAAGGCGCAACCCAAGAAAATATAATTCTGGCTTTGGCATTGGCTTATCTTGAGTTGGGAAGGGAACAATGGCATCAACGGGAATATGAAAACGCAGCCCTATCAGATCAGTTAGGCTTAGATTTACTAAGGCAAAAAAATTTATTTCCTCAAGTACAGGAAGAATTAGAATTAGATTTATATAAGTTACGTCCTTATCGAGTTTTAGAATTAATTTCTCAAAATCCCCTCAACTCTGCCCAACGCGATCGCGGTTTTCAATTATTAAAAGAGATGCTTCTACAACGCCAAGGAATTGAAGGCAAAGGCGAAGATTGTTCAGGCTTGAGTTTTGAGCAGTTTTTGTGTTTTATTCAGCAATTGAGAACTTATTTAACCTCTTGGGAACAACAACAATTATTTGATAATGATTCTCAAAATGATTCAGCGATCGCTAATTATTTGGCTGTTTATGCTCTTTTAGGACAAGGATTTACTCTCAAAAAACCTGAATTGATTCTACGCGCCCAACGTAAGTTAGATGTTTTAGCTGATAAGCAAGATGTGGGTTGGGAACAAGCGGTAACAGCCTTACTCTTAGGACATACCGAAAAAGCAATTAGAAAATTACAATCTAGTAGTGACTCTACAAAACTAGAAGCAGTTCGTCAACACACACCCGAAAATGGCGATTTACTCACTGGAATGTATCTATATAGTGAAAAATGGTTGAAGGAAGATGTCCTCGCCCAGTTTATAGATTTATTAGATAACCCATTAACTTTAAGGGAGTATTTTGACGATCTTAAGGTGCAAAAGTATTTAGAATTAGTACCTGAAAAAGCTAATTCAATGACTCCCACCTCGCTTGAAGTAGCGGAGAAAGCCCCGCCCAGACCTCAAGTAAATCAAGCTACAGTTAAGGAAAAACTTTTATCTAGTTGGCGTAGCCTCTTCTCCAACCAAAAAGTCCCAACTAAAAAAGCCCCAGTCCGTCAGGAATTAGTGGGTGCAGGAGTTCATCCCATTAAAATTAATGACTCAGGCAGACAAGTTAACCCCCCTAAAACCAAAACTCAATCACATCCTCAAGTCGCCAGTAATAGAATACAAAATGTACCTGCAGTCGAATCATTAAAACTACCAAGACCACCTCAACCTAAAACTAAAGTGGTGGCTTCTGGGATCAAGCGTCAAGCTCGAAATAAAACCCAAGGTGTCCCAAAAAAACCTGTGGCGGTTGTTCGTCGTCGTAAACTAGATAAAGCGACCCTAATAAAAGGATGGTTATTTATTTTGAGTTTAATCTTTGGTGTAGGCAGTATTGGCTTTATTGCTACAAAACTATTCTTAAGTCCTAATAATAAGACAGCTAGTACCCCTCAACTAGCGATCGCAGTTGCTCAACCTACTATAGAGATACCAACTGTCGCCAAAAAACCTGTAGAGGTAAAACCTCAAGTAACTTTTACCGATACTTCCAAACAAGTTATTCAACAATGGTTAACTAGTAAATCAGCAGCCTTTGGTAAAGAACATCAAATTACCCAGTTAGATAGCATTTTGGCAGAACCATTACTCAGTACTTGGCGAGAAAGAGCTTTAGCATATCAAAAAGAGAATCTACATCGAGAATACCAACATCAGATAACCATGCGATCGGCTAAAATTGATCCGCAAGACAGTAATAAAGCAACTGTAGAGGCTGAAGTTAGAGAAGTGGCTCAACATTATCAGTCAGGAAAAATCAATCAAACCGAATCCTATGATGATAACTTGCTGGTACGCTATCAGTTAATTCGTAAAGGTGAGCAGTGGTTGATTCAAAATACCGAGGTGATCAAATCACTTTAG
- a CDS encoding septum site-determining protein MinD, whose translation MSRIIVVTSGKGGVGKTTTTSNLGAALAKQNRSVALVDADFGLRNLDLLLGLEERVVYTAIDVLAGECRLAQALVKDKRLKGLVLLPAAQNRNKEAVKPEQMKKLATALAKGYDYILIDCPAGIELGFRNAISAAQEALIVTTPEVAAVRDADRVIGLLEAEGVNKINLIVNRVKPLMIEENKMMSVEDVLELLGVPLIGVVPDDEKVIESTNRGEPLVLSEHTSLPAMAYSNIARRLEGEKVPFLDLMANQGNIFSRLRRMFGG comes from the coding sequence ATGAGTCGTATAATTGTTGTTACTTCTGGCAAAGGGGGAGTGGGAAAAACCACTACTACATCTAACTTGGGAGCAGCATTAGCTAAACAAAATCGTTCAGTAGCTCTCGTTGATGCTGATTTTGGGTTAAGAAATTTGGATTTGTTATTAGGTTTAGAAGAGCGAGTAGTTTATACCGCTATTGATGTGTTAGCTGGTGAATGCCGTCTAGCACAAGCCTTAGTCAAAGATAAGCGTCTTAAGGGTTTGGTATTATTACCAGCAGCGCAAAATCGCAATAAGGAAGCAGTTAAACCTGAGCAGATGAAGAAGTTAGCTACTGCTTTAGCCAAGGGTTATGATTACATTTTAATTGATTGTCCTGCGGGGATCGAGTTGGGTTTTCGTAATGCTATTTCAGCAGCACAGGAAGCTTTAATTGTCACAACTCCTGAAGTTGCTGCGGTTAGGGATGCCGATCGCGTTATAGGCTTATTGGAAGCAGAGGGCGTTAATAAAATTAACCTCATAGTTAATCGGGTTAAACCGTTGATGATTGAGGAAAATAAGATGATGAGCGTTGAGGATGTTTTGGAGTTATTGGGCGTACCTTTAATTGGTGTTGTTCCTGATGATGAAAAAGTAATTGAATCAACCAATAGAGGAGAACCTTTAGTTTTATCTGAACATACTTCTCTGCCTGCAATGGCATATTCTAATATTGCTCGGCGTTTAGAAGGGGAAAAAGTACCATTTCTTGATTTGATGGCAAACCAAGGTAATATTTTTTCTCGTTTGCGTCGGATGTTTGGTGGTTAA
- the minE gene encoding septum site-determining protein, protein MQTILIMIYGFLEMLFPWNNNTDSRNQAKSRLKLIIAHDRACINPDIMKAMREEILDVVARYVEVDREEMEFTLSNDQRMTSLTANLPIRQVKRLGELRKQLEKNDSIELQKLEVVELDQGGLEKDDH, encoded by the coding sequence ATGCAAACAATCTTAATTATGATTTACGGGTTTCTGGAAATGCTTTTTCCTTGGAATAATAACACTGATAGTCGAAATCAGGCAAAAAGTCGTCTGAAACTAATTATTGCTCATGATCGCGCTTGCATTAATCCAGATATTATGAAGGCAATGCGAGAAGAAATTTTAGATGTAGTTGCTCGCTACGTTGAAGTTGATCGCGAAGAGATGGAATTTACTTTATCTAACGACCAACGGATGACTTCTCTGACGGCTAATTTGCCTATTCGTCAAGTTAAAAGGTTGGGAGAGCTTAGAAAGCAGTTGGAAAAAAATGACTCAATTGAATTACAAAAATTGGAGGTGGTAGAGCTAGATCAAGGAGGTCTGGAAAAGGATGATCATTAG